In Armatimonadota bacterium, one DNA window encodes the following:
- a CDS encoding DUF378 domain-containing protein has protein sequence MKTLDMLSRILVIVGGLNWGLVGIAKFDLVATLLGAGSALANIVYVLVGISAVVQAIRLTGASSAPASAHAH, from the coding sequence ATGAAAACGCTCGACATGCTCTCTCGCATCCTCGTCATCGTCGGCGGGCTCAACTGGGGCCTCGTCGGCATCGCCAAGTTCGACCTCGTCGCCACCCTGCTTGGTGCCGGCAGCGCGCTCGCCAACATCGTGTACGTGCTGGTCGGAATCTCGGCCGTAGTGCAAGCGATCCGACTAACCGGCGCATCTTCTGCACCTGCATCCGCTCACGCCCACTGA
- a CDS encoding tryptophan-rich sensory protein has protein sequence MRPWAPPAGVFGPVWTLLYVLMAVAAWRIYRSGSANTKSLLGLFLFQLGLNALWSWTFFKWESGFGSMITIVALWVSILATMIGFWRVNFASGMMLIPYLAWVSFAAALNWAIWNLNRGAL, from the coding sequence TTGCGACCCTGGGCTCCGCCGGCCGGCGTGTTCGGGCCTGTATGGACCTTGCTGTACGTTCTAATGGCCGTCGCCGCTTGGCGGATCTATCGAAGCGGGTCGGCAAACACAAAATCCCTGCTCGGCCTCTTCCTCTTTCAACTTGGGCTCAACGCCCTTTGGAGTTGGACATTCTTCAAGTGGGAATCGGGCTTTGGCTCGATGATCACGATCGTTGCCCTTTGGGTTTCGATTCTTGCGACGATGATCGGCTTTTGGAGAGTGAACTTCGCTTCGGGAATGATGCTGATTCCATACCTCGCCTGGGTTTCTTTTGCTGCGGCACTGAATTGGGCGATCTGGAACCTGAATCGAGGGGCGCTTTAG
- a CDS encoding MerR family transcriptional regulator: MNSYYSIRAVAEETGLTVHTIRAWERRYGVIAPVRTGTNRRVYDEADVRRLKLLHRAVELGHSISMIAVLPAEDLDRLTSPGERHDGVGSGEAAPSFLSSAMRALQSLDASSFESVLVRASLLLGVDAFLDDFVVPLLREVGQKWASSELSIAQEHLASALVRTHLERMRLSILPSRDAPKLIAATPTGHRHEIGAMLAAIVAARMDWDVTYLGPDLPAVEIAEAAARTRASAVAISLVYPLRDPDTENQIRGLGSLLEKHTFLLVGGEAATSYAPTIEAIGAKICPDMGALREWLSHARTFSSVRASL, translated from the coding sequence ATGAACTCCTACTACTCCATCCGCGCCGTGGCTGAAGAGACAGGCCTGACGGTCCACACCATACGCGCGTGGGAGCGCCGCTACGGGGTGATCGCACCCGTGCGGACAGGCACCAACAGGCGTGTGTACGACGAAGCAGACGTCCGCCGGCTCAAACTCCTGCATCGTGCCGTGGAGTTGGGCCACAGCATCAGCATGATCGCCGTCTTGCCGGCAGAGGACCTCGACCGCTTGACGTCACCTGGAGAGAGACACGACGGAGTCGGGTCTGGAGAGGCGGCTCCAAGCTTTCTGAGTTCTGCGATGCGGGCGCTGCAGAGCCTGGATGCTTCGTCCTTTGAGTCCGTTCTCGTGCGCGCAAGTCTATTGCTTGGCGTCGATGCCTTCCTGGACGATTTCGTGGTGCCCCTGCTACGGGAAGTCGGACAAAAGTGGGCATCGAGCGAGCTCAGCATCGCTCAAGAGCACTTGGCTTCCGCACTGGTCCGCACCCATTTGGAGAGAATGAGGCTTTCGATCCTGCCTTCGCGAGACGCGCCAAAGCTTATTGCCGCAACACCGACGGGTCACCGCCACGAAATCGGAGCCATGCTGGCCGCTATCGTGGCCGCCAGGATGGACTGGGATGTCACCTATTTGGGTCCCGACTTGCCTGCAGTGGAGATTGCAGAAGCGGCCGCGAGAACACGTGCCTCAGCGGTAGCCATCAGCCTCGTGTATCCTCTGCGCGATCCTGATACAGAGAATCAAATTCGCGGGCTTGGCTCTTTGCTGGAGAAGCACACGTTCCTTCTTGTTGGCGGCGAAGCAGCGACAAGCTATGCCCCTACAATAGAGGCGATTGGGGCAAAGATCTGCCCGGATATGGGCGCGCTGCGCGAGTGGCTCAGCCATGCTCGAACGTTCTCTTCAGTGCGGGCGAGTTTATGA
- a CDS encoding fasciclin domain-containing protein yields the protein MKKIILSIALAGMAVAALSSMALKPSPSADIVDTAVASKQFPTLVAAVQAAGLVEALKGSGPFTVFAPTEEAFKKLPKGTLESLLKPENKAKLVAILKYHVVPGKVMAADVLKLKNGTEVPTLQGQSVKVKNKHGVQVNNAKVVKTDIECKNGVIHVIDTVILPK from the coding sequence ATGAAGAAAATCATCCTCAGCATTGCCCTGGCCGGTATGGCCGTCGCCGCTTTGTCGTCTATGGCTTTGAAGCCCTCTCCCTCTGCAGACATCGTGGATACGGCGGTCGCCTCCAAGCAATTCCCCACTCTTGTTGCCGCGGTGCAGGCCGCCGGACTTGTCGAGGCCCTCAAGGGCAGCGGACCGTTTACCGTCTTCGCCCCGACCGAAGAGGCTTTCAAGAAGCTGCCCAAGGGCACACTGGAGTCGCTGCTCAAGCCTGAGAACAAGGCCAAGCTCGTCGCGATCCTGAAGTACCACGTGGTCCCGGGCAAGGTCATGGCCGCAGACGTTCTCAAGCTGAAGAACGGCACGGAAGTTCCGACCCTTCAGGGCCAGTCTGTCAAGGTCAAGAACAAGCACGGCGTTCAGGTCAACAACGCCAAAGTCGTCAAGACGGACATCGAGTGCAAGAACGGGGTCATCCACGTGATCGACACCGTCATCCTGCCGAAGTAA
- a CDS encoding sulfatase codes for MRSLKIAALAAILTVGGATQPGAAAPAHSKAAAKPNIVLIVADDLGYGELGCYGGKEVPTPNIDSLAKDGVRLTDGYVSCPVCAPTRAGLMTGRYGPRFGFELNPGPQQNASSGFGLPKSEKTLAERLKAEGYATGMVGKWHLGYKDGLTPPDRGFDSFFGFLGGAHNYRRSGQGGAILRGKEKTTGAAYLTYAFGREAVGFIEANKRHPFFLYLPFNAVHAPLQAPTRLAEKTASFPEGKRRTFAGMLMAMDEAVGQVLATLRKSGLDENTLVIFISDNGGPTPQTTSSNGPLRGFKGQTWEGGIRVPMLVRWKEKLPAGKEFREPVIALDIVPTVLGAAGKPISADEKLDGVNLLPFLTGGDKGAPHDLLYWRFGQQYALREGDWKLVTAQGTTDALFDLAKDIAEKNNLAADEPTRVRAMKAKWEAWSKTLMAPKWGRNSGKVED; via the coding sequence ATGAGAAGCCTCAAGATCGCCGCTTTGGCCGCCATCCTCACGGTGGGAGGCGCGACGCAGCCCGGCGCAGCCGCTCCTGCTCATTCGAAAGCGGCCGCCAAGCCCAATATCGTGCTGATCGTGGCGGACGACCTAGGCTACGGCGAATTGGGCTGCTACGGCGGCAAGGAGGTCCCCACCCCGAACATCGACTCGCTCGCCAAAGACGGGGTGCGGCTAACCGACGGCTATGTGAGCTGCCCCGTGTGTGCGCCAACGCGAGCAGGCCTGATGACCGGCCGGTATGGCCCTCGATTCGGCTTCGAGCTCAACCCCGGCCCGCAGCAGAATGCCTCAAGCGGATTCGGCCTTCCGAAATCGGAGAAGACCCTGGCAGAGAGGCTGAAGGCAGAGGGGTACGCGACCGGAATGGTGGGCAAGTGGCACCTTGGCTACAAGGATGGCCTGACGCCCCCCGACCGCGGTTTTGACAGCTTCTTCGGTTTCCTGGGTGGCGCGCACAACTACCGAAGAAGCGGGCAAGGCGGCGCGATCTTGCGAGGAAAAGAGAAGACCACAGGGGCCGCCTACCTGACGTATGCCTTCGGGCGAGAAGCGGTCGGATTCATCGAGGCAAACAAGCGCCACCCGTTTTTCCTCTATCTTCCCTTCAACGCGGTGCATGCACCTCTTCAGGCGCCCACGCGGCTCGCCGAGAAAACGGCCTCGTTCCCAGAAGGTAAGCGGCGAACGTTCGCCGGCATGCTCATGGCGATGGATGAAGCGGTTGGCCAGGTCCTGGCTACGCTCAGGAAGAGCGGCCTCGACGAGAACACACTGGTGATCTTCATCTCGGACAACGGCGGACCCACCCCACAAACGACCTCCTCCAACGGGCCGCTACGGGGGTTCAAGGGCCAGACCTGGGAAGGCGGGATCCGGGTCCCAATGCTGGTCCGCTGGAAGGAGAAGCTCCCTGCTGGAAAGGAGTTTAGGGAACCGGTGATTGCGCTGGACATCGTGCCCACCGTACTCGGCGCCGCTGGCAAGCCGATTTCCGCTGATGAGAAGCTGGACGGGGTGAACTTGCTTCCCTTCTTAACCGGCGGCGACAAGGGCGCCCCGCACGATCTGCTCTATTGGCGCTTCGGCCAGCAGTACGCCCTCCGGGAGGGTGACTGGAAGCTGGTCACAGCGCAAGGAACGACGGACGCCCTGTTTGACCTCGCAAAGGACATCGCTGAGAAGAACAACTTGGCGGCCGACGAGCCCACGCGCGTTCGTGCGATGAAGGCCAAGTGGGAGGCCTGGTCCAAGACGTTGATGGCCCCAAAATGGGGTCGCAACAGCGGTAAGGTCGAAGACTGA
- a CDS encoding SRPBCC family protein — protein MRVRTLSREIVVPARLEEVFEFFSNAENLEKLTPASLRFEILTPIPIDMKPGALIEYRLRLIGVPFRWLTEITAWEPGVRFVDVQRAGPYLLWEHEHFFEAIEGGTVIRDCLRFAVPGGLIEPLITHLFVRRQVERIFDYRERQVLAILGG, from the coding sequence ATGCGAGTTCGGACCCTCTCCCGTGAAATCGTCGTCCCGGCGAGGCTGGAAGAGGTGTTCGAGTTCTTCTCAAACGCGGAGAACCTAGAGAAGCTGACCCCTGCCTCCCTCCGCTTTGAGATCCTCACTCCGATACCCATCGACATGAAGCCGGGCGCGCTCATCGAGTACCGACTGCGGCTAATCGGCGTCCCTTTCCGATGGCTGACAGAAATCACCGCGTGGGAACCAGGAGTTCGATTCGTGGACGTCCAGCGTGCGGGACCATACTTGCTCTGGGAACACGAGCACTTCTTTGAGGCGATTGAGGGAGGCACGGTGATTCGTGATTGCCTTCGCTTCGCCGTTCCCGGTGGACTCATCGAGCCCTTGATAACGCATCTCTTTGTTCGGCGCCAGGTCGAACGCATCTTCGACTACCGCGAACGCCAGGTCTTGGCGATACTTGGCGGCTGA
- a CDS encoding sulfatase translates to MTVASRPPNFVVIYCDDLGYGDLSCYGNRAYMTPNLDRMAKEGTRFTSFYVASPACSPSRAALMTGCYPVRVSVPEVLGPESRTGLNPGEANIASILKPLGYATACVGKWHLGVNNLLPTRQGFDTFYGLPYSHDMWPPNRNAWPPLWLYRNDKRIEEVKTLDDTAQLTQKYTRIATEFIRANRDRPFFLYLPHSMPHVPLAASERFLGKSGAGLYGDVVQEIDWSVGEILKTLRQTGLDKDTLVVFSSDNGPWRPYGDHAGSSGGFREGKGTTFEAGFRVPGIFRWPGRVPAGAVCDEVASTMDLLPTIAALAGAKLPEAKIDGHDIRPLISGEPGARTPWKWFYYYWPDQLQAVRSGDWKLHVPHRHRHQTEPAGRDGKSAGEVTQEIELSLFDLKKDPAETTNVADQHPQVVQRLLRMIEIGRKELGDAITKTKGAEVRPPGKVEG, encoded by the coding sequence ATGACGGTGGCCTCTCGGCCACCCAACTTCGTGGTCATCTACTGCGACGATTTGGGCTACGGGGACCTAAGCTGCTACGGCAACAGAGCCTACATGACCCCCAACCTCGACCGGATGGCGAAGGAAGGGACGCGCTTCACCAGCTTCTATGTCGCCTCACCGGCGTGCAGCCCTTCGCGGGCAGCGCTGATGACGGGCTGCTACCCCGTGCGTGTCAGCGTGCCGGAGGTGCTCGGCCCGGAGTCCAGGACCGGTCTGAACCCCGGGGAAGCGAACATTGCGAGCATCCTCAAGCCGCTCGGATACGCCACGGCGTGCGTGGGCAAGTGGCACCTCGGCGTCAATAACCTCCTTCCCACCCGACAAGGCTTTGACACGTTCTACGGCCTACCCTATTCGCACGACATGTGGCCGCCCAATCGAAACGCCTGGCCTCCGCTGTGGCTCTATCGAAACGACAAGCGGATCGAGGAGGTGAAGACGCTCGACGATACGGCCCAGCTCACCCAAAAGTACACGCGGATCGCCACCGAGTTCATCCGCGCCAACCGAGACCGCCCCTTCTTCCTTTATCTGCCGCACTCCATGCCGCACGTGCCCCTCGCGGCGAGCGAGCGCTTCCTGGGAAAGAGCGGCGCCGGGCTCTATGGCGACGTGGTCCAAGAGATCGACTGGTCGGTTGGAGAGATCCTCAAGACGCTTCGCCAGACCGGCCTGGACAAGGACACGCTCGTCGTTTTCTCCTCAGACAACGGCCCTTGGCGTCCCTATGGCGATCACGCCGGCTCGTCGGGAGGCTTCCGAGAGGGCAAGGGCACGACGTTTGAGGCCGGATTCCGCGTACCCGGGATCTTTCGCTGGCCGGGAAGGGTCCCAGCCGGCGCCGTGTGTGACGAGGTGGCCTCGACCATGGACTTGCTTCCCACCATTGCCGCGCTTGCGGGGGCAAAGTTGCCGGAGGCCAAGATCGACGGGCACGATATCCGGCCGCTTATCTCCGGCGAACCGGGCGCGAGGACCCCTTGGAAGTGGTTCTACTATTATTGGCCCGACCAGTTGCAGGCTGTCCGCAGCGGAGACTGGAAGCTGCATGTGCCACACAGGCATCGCCATCAGACTGAGCCCGCAGGCCGCGACGGCAAATCCGCCGGAGAGGTGACGCAGGAGATCGAACTGTCGCTGTTTGACCTAAAAAAGGACCCGGCAGAGACGACAAACGTCGCCGATCAGCATCCGCAGGTGGTCCAGCGCCTGCTGCGGATGATCGAAATCGGGCGCAAAGAATTGGGAGACGCGATCACGAAGACGAAGGGTGCCGAAGTGCGCCCCCCAGGAAAGGTCGAGGGGTGA
- a CDS encoding NmrA/HSCARG family protein: protein MKEKKIIAVVGATGAQGGGLVRAILSDPNGGFAVRALTRNVESEKAKELAALGAQVVSADMEDVESLNRAFEGAYGVFGVTNYWEHFSPEKELRHASNMAEAAKATGVQHFVWSTLEDTRRWVPLDSDQMPTLMGKYKVPHFDAKGESDQFFRDLGVPTTFLLTSFYWDNLIHFGMGPQAGPDGSLAIAFPMDDAKLPGIASEDIGKCAYGVFKTGSAMIGQTVGISGDHLSGREMAAAMSQALDREIRFFPITPDAYRALGFPGADDLGNMFQFYRDFTEDFRAIRSVENTRKLNSELKSFHDWLKAHGSKIPLPVSA from the coding sequence ATGAAAGAAAAAAAGATCATCGCAGTCGTTGGCGCCACCGGCGCCCAAGGCGGGGGGCTCGTTCGAGCGATCCTGTCCGACCCGAACGGAGGTTTCGCAGTTCGCGCCCTAACGCGGAACGTGGAATCTGAGAAAGCCAAGGAACTCGCTGCTCTTGGCGCCCAGGTTGTTTCGGCCGATATGGAGGACGTTGAAAGCCTCAATCGGGCTTTCGAAGGCGCGTATGGCGTCTTCGGCGTCACGAACTACTGGGAGCACTTCTCGCCAGAGAAAGAACTCCGCCACGCGAGCAACATGGCCGAAGCCGCCAAAGCCACGGGCGTGCAGCACTTCGTATGGTCGACGCTTGAAGACACGAGACGTTGGGTTCCTCTTGACAGCGATCAGATGCCCACGCTCATGGGCAAGTACAAGGTGCCCCATTTCGACGCCAAGGGAGAGTCGGACCAGTTCTTCCGCGATCTCGGAGTGCCCACGACCTTTCTTCTCACCTCGTTCTATTGGGACAACCTCATCCACTTCGGGATGGGTCCGCAAGCCGGACCGGATGGTTCGTTGGCCATCGCGTTCCCCATGGACGACGCGAAGCTGCCCGGAATTGCATCCGAGGATATCGGCAAGTGCGCGTACGGAGTATTCAAGACTGGCTCTGCCATGATCGGCCAAACGGTTGGCATTTCGGGCGATCACCTTTCTGGTCGTGAGATGGCGGCCGCGATGTCCCAGGCTCTTGATAGGGAGATCCGCTTCTTCCCGATCACCCCCGACGCCTATCGCGCGCTCGGCTTTCCTGGCGCCGATGACCTGGGCAACATGTTTCAGTTCTATCGCGACTTTACCGAGGACTTCCGCGCAATTCGTAGTGTGGAGAACACTCGCAAACTCAACTCGGAGCTGAAGTCCTTCCACGACTGGCTAAAGGCTCATGGCTCCAAAATCCCCCTGCCGGTCAGCGCCTGA
- a CDS encoding sulfatase, whose product MHLALLALYALGISSAPMRPSAKPLNFLILLTDDQRYDAAGYLGHPFLKTPNLDRLATQGVRFPNSFVTTPICAASRASILTGCFERRHGYTFGTHPLGAQLCETSYPSLMRGVGYRTGLIGKFGIAVEKGQGAKMFDLLSPIGYPFLRELPSGEIRHIDQIATDRAIEFLQKQPAQQPFCLSVSFNSPHAEDGSLENLYPWPKTVDGLYDDAAIPTPTPAEEKQFQAEPEFLRKSMNRIRWYWQFDTPNKYVKNVRAYYRMISGVDHEIGRLTDELERLHLADNTIIVFMSDNGYLLGERGFSGKWVHYEESLRVPLLIVDPRMPASRRGKSAEQLALNIDVAPTLLELAGQKVPKECQGRSLAPLVRGERPRWRRDFFCEHLFVNPYIPKWEGVRGERYVYARYFEQKPPYEFLHDLKTDPKELTNLAIDPKQAGVLTRMRRRLEELRSAAGGLQSQD is encoded by the coding sequence ATGCACCTTGCCTTGCTGGCGCTCTATGCCCTGGGGATTTCATCTGCGCCCATGAGGCCATCAGCGAAGCCGCTGAACTTCCTGATCCTCCTGACCGACGATCAGCGGTACGACGCGGCGGGCTACCTGGGGCATCCGTTCCTCAAAACCCCCAACCTCGATCGCCTCGCGACGCAGGGCGTCCGCTTTCCAAACAGCTTCGTGACCACGCCGATCTGCGCCGCCAGTCGGGCCTCGATCCTCACTGGCTGCTTCGAGCGTAGGCACGGGTACACCTTCGGCACACATCCCCTCGGCGCCCAGCTCTGCGAGACCAGCTACCCCTCGTTGATGCGTGGGGTGGGCTACCGCACGGGGCTGATCGGCAAGTTCGGGATCGCGGTGGAGAAAGGGCAAGGGGCCAAGATGTTCGATCTGCTGTCGCCCATCGGCTACCCCTTCCTGCGCGAATTGCCGTCCGGCGAGATCCGGCATATTGACCAGATCGCGACCGATCGCGCCATCGAGTTCCTGCAAAAGCAGCCGGCCCAGCAACCGTTCTGCCTGTCCGTCAGCTTCAACAGCCCCCACGCCGAGGACGGCAGCCTGGAGAACCTTTATCCTTGGCCCAAGACCGTGGACGGTCTGTACGACGACGCGGCTATCCCGACGCCGACACCGGCAGAGGAGAAGCAGTTCCAGGCTGAGCCCGAGTTCCTCCGAAAGAGCATGAACCGCATCCGCTGGTACTGGCAGTTCGACACTCCGAATAAGTACGTCAAGAACGTGCGCGCGTACTACCGCATGATTTCTGGCGTGGACCACGAGATCGGCAGACTCACGGACGAGTTGGAGCGACTCCACTTGGCAGACAACACGATCATCGTGTTTATGTCTGACAATGGCTATCTTCTGGGCGAGCGCGGCTTCTCCGGCAAATGGGTTCATTACGAGGAGTCTCTGCGGGTCCCCCTTCTCATCGTCGACCCGCGCATGCCCGCCAGCCGACGGGGCAAGTCGGCGGAGCAGTTGGCCCTGAACATCGACGTCGCGCCCACTCTGCTGGAACTGGCCGGCCAAAAGGTCCCCAAAGAATGCCAGGGCAGGAGCCTCGCGCCGCTAGTCCGAGGGGAGAGACCAAGATGGCGGCGCGACTTTTTCTGCGAGCACCTCTTCGTGAATCCTTACATCCCGAAGTGGGAAGGCGTGCGAGGCGAGCGATATGTGTACGCGCGCTACTTCGAGCAGAAGCCGCCGTACGAGTTCCTGCACGACCTAAAGACGGACCCAAAAGAGCTGACCAACCTCGCGATCGATCCGAAACAAGCGGGCGTGCTGACTCGCATGCGCCGCCGTTTGGAGGAGCTAAGAAGCGCGGCCGGCGGACTTCAGTCCCAGGACTAG
- a CDS encoding sulfatase — MLSLLAAAAVCQAPPRPNIVMIFSDDHARRAISAYGSRLIATPNIDRIAQEGVRFDRHYTANPICAPSRATLLTGKYSHLNGIKDNASTFDGSQETFPKLLQAAGYKTAFIGKWHLASDPTGFDHWEVLPGQGAYYNPDFLTPRGRVTEHGYVTEIISKKAVDWLETTDGKPFCLLVGHKAPHRNWVPGPKQMALFNDRTFPEPPTLRTGYEGLATAAKSVRMRLDQHIRPAADLLVDTVPPRMDEAQRALWKQAMAQQDASYRSQLESSGDLLGTNYQRYLKNYLRCVAAVDESVGEIYGYLNSRGLLKNTVLIYASDQGFFLGENGWYDKRWFYEPSAGTPLVVRPAGGARRSKAMTVGSLTSNVDLAPTLLDLAGVAVPKTMQGTSLKAMLNGRGARSKDSAVYGHFYESDDGDHKAPKYVAVTTARHKLIYYYEQEEWELFDLSQDPNETRNLWLEGASGTVKAEMRRKLLSRMRELEEEEGLIQSVERAARITPRPFLGGALRHPSSS, encoded by the coding sequence ATGCTCAGCCTTCTTGCCGCTGCGGCAGTGTGCCAGGCCCCTCCCCGGCCCAACATCGTCATGATCTTCTCTGACGATCATGCGCGACGGGCGATCTCAGCCTACGGGTCCCGGCTGATCGCGACGCCGAATATCGACCGCATCGCCCAAGAAGGCGTCCGGTTCGACCGGCACTACACGGCCAACCCCATTTGCGCGCCAAGCCGTGCCACGCTCCTCACCGGCAAATACAGCCATTTGAACGGAATAAAAGACAACGCCTCCACCTTCGACGGCTCGCAAGAGACATTTCCCAAGCTGCTGCAGGCGGCAGGCTACAAGACCGCGTTCATCGGCAAATGGCACCTTGCCTCCGATCCCACGGGCTTTGACCACTGGGAGGTTCTGCCCGGCCAAGGCGCCTACTACAACCCGGACTTCCTGACCCCAAGAGGCAGGGTCACCGAACACGGCTATGTCACCGAGATCATTAGCAAGAAGGCGGTGGATTGGCTTGAAACCACCGACGGTAAGCCGTTTTGCCTCTTGGTCGGACACAAAGCGCCTCATAGGAACTGGGTCCCTGGTCCAAAGCAGATGGCCCTCTTCAACGACCGGACCTTTCCTGAACCGCCGACTCTTCGAACCGGATACGAGGGCCTGGCCACCGCCGCCAAGTCCGTTAGGATGCGGCTCGACCAACACATTCGGCCTGCCGCGGACCTCTTGGTGGACACCGTCCCGCCGAGAATGGACGAGGCGCAGCGGGCGCTCTGGAAGCAGGCTATGGCCCAACAGGACGCCTCGTATAGGTCGCAGTTGGAGTCTTCTGGCGATCTCCTGGGCACCAACTACCAGCGCTACCTGAAGAACTACCTGCGGTGCGTAGCGGCCGTAGATGAGAGCGTTGGGGAGATCTATGGCTACCTAAACTCCCGAGGTCTGCTCAAGAACACCGTCCTCATTTATGCCTCGGACCAGGGCTTCTTCCTCGGGGAGAATGGATGGTACGACAAGCGCTGGTTCTACGAGCCCTCAGCGGGTACGCCCCTGGTCGTTCGCCCCGCTGGAGGGGCGAGGCGGTCCAAAGCAATGACGGTGGGCTCCCTGACGAGCAACGTCGACCTTGCTCCGACCCTCCTGGATCTGGCGGGAGTCGCGGTTCCAAAGACGATGCAGGGCACTTCGCTCAAGGCGATGCTCAACGGCCGCGGCGCTCGATCGAAGGATTCGGCGGTTTATGGCCACTTTTATGAGAGCGACGACGGCGACCATAAGGCGCCGAAGTATGTCGCGGTTACGACGGCTCGCCACAAGCTGATCTATTACTACGAACAGGAAGAGTGGGAGCTATTCGATCTCTCCCAGGACCCGAACGAGACAAGGAACCTGTGGCTGGAAGGCGCCTCGGGGACGGTCAAAGCCGAAATGCGCCGAAAGCTCCTCTCCCGGATGCGCGAGCTGGAGGAAGAGGAAGGCCTCATTCAAAGCGTCGAACGGGCGGCCCGGATCACCCCTCGACCTTTCCTGGGGGGCGCACTTCGGCACCCTTCGTCTTCGTGA
- a CDS encoding SDR family oxidoreductase: MILLTGASGYVGGRLLARLAKSGHKVRCLVRGPRSMPLPDASSSEVAQGDALDLESLEAAMAGVETAYYLIHSMAVGPDFEERDRRCASNFAEAAAHAGVRKIVYLGGLSNDEGELSSHFRSRLEVGELLRSTGVPVIEFRASVIIGSGSLSFELIRALVERLPAMVAPRWVQMPAQPIGIEDVLDYLVEALSLNASESRVYEIGGPEVVTYQEMMLEYARQRGLRRWIIPVPVLTPHLSSLWLGLVTPIYARVGRMLIESIRYASVVRRTEALADFSVRPHRFTEAVALAMRNEDREFAESRWSDSFGSSGTRPTNAIRRYGNRLVDSRSVHVECSAQAAFRPIREIGGARGWYGFDWLWNLRAAIDLVLGGVGKRRGRRHPDQLVVGDFLDWWRVERIEPDRLLLLAAEMKLPGRAWLQFEVQESDSGCTIRLTAIFDPVGVAGLAYWYLVYPLHQVIFRTMLDGIRRRVLACPGRKP; this comes from the coding sequence ATGATTCTGTTGACAGGAGCTTCAGGTTACGTGGGTGGAAGGCTCCTTGCGAGACTTGCCAAGAGCGGCCACAAGGTCCGGTGCCTCGTTCGAGGGCCCAGATCGATGCCATTACCCGACGCGTCGAGCAGCGAAGTGGCTCAGGGCGATGCGCTCGACTTGGAGTCCCTAGAGGCAGCCATGGCGGGCGTCGAAACGGCCTACTATCTGATTCATTCGATGGCGGTTGGACCCGACTTCGAAGAGCGAGACCGCCGATGCGCGTCGAACTTCGCCGAAGCGGCCGCGCATGCAGGCGTTCGGAAAATCGTCTACCTGGGAGGGCTGAGCAACGATGAAGGGGAGCTTTCCAGTCACTTCCGAAGTCGGCTTGAAGTTGGTGAACTCCTACGTTCGACCGGCGTGCCCGTCATTGAGTTTCGCGCCTCGGTGATCATCGGATCGGGAAGTCTCAGCTTCGAACTCATCCGAGCGCTCGTCGAACGGCTTCCCGCAATGGTCGCCCCGCGCTGGGTGCAGATGCCGGCACAGCCGATAGGGATCGAGGATGTTCTGGACTATTTGGTTGAAGCGCTGTCTCTGAACGCATCTGAAAGCCGGGTCTACGAGATCGGGGGCCCTGAAGTGGTCACCTATCAAGAGATGATGTTGGAGTACGCGCGCCAGCGGGGTTTGCGACGCTGGATCATCCCAGTCCCCGTTTTGACCCCTCACCTGTCGAGCCTTTGGCTCGGGCTCGTCACACCGATCTATGCGCGCGTGGGTCGAATGCTTATCGAGAGTATTCGATACGCCTCTGTCGTTCGTCGAACGGAGGCATTGGCTGATTTCTCGGTGCGGCCTCACAGATTCACTGAGGCGGTAGCGCTGGCAATGCGAAACGAGGACAGGGAGTTTGCCGAGTCGCGCTGGTCCGATTCGTTCGGCTCGTCCGGAACCCGACCTACCAACGCAATTCGCCGATATGGCAACCGTCTCGTGGACTCTCGAAGCGTTCACGTGGAGTGCTCAGCCCAAGCGGCTTTTCGCCCCATCCGTGAGATAGGGGGTGCCCGGGGCTGGTATGGTTTCGACTGGCTTTGGAACCTTCGGGCAGCGATCGACCTTGTCCTTGGGGGCGTGGGCAAGCGCAGAGGGCGCAGACATCCCGACCAACTGGTGGTCGGGGACTTCCTGGACTGGTGGCGCGTGGAACGAATCGAGCCGGACAGGCTGCTCCTTCTTGCCGCCGAGATGAAGCTGCCAGGGAGAGCTTGGTTGCAGTTTGAAGTGCAAGAGAGCGACTCGGGCTGCACCATCCGACTGACGGCCATTTTCGATCCCGTGGGGGTCGCCGGTCTCGCGTACTGGTATCTTGTGTACCCGCTGCACCAGGTCATCTTTCGCACGATGCTGGACGGCATTCGACGCCGAGTTCTCGCCTGTCCGGGCCGCAAACCATAG